In Ostrea edulis chromosome 6, xbOstEdul1.1, whole genome shotgun sequence, a single window of DNA contains:
- the LOC125646883 gene encoding uncharacterized protein LOC125646883 gives MLEVWEFVLILVGVEALVGIVAGVVIWRKQNTKKADCEFQRDLLDELSEDAILDDLYEADDVEVGVPPQNYQQNDAIQLKTFRQLSNVSDFREVTSEEPRTRRTSILSEVALPDVDPRPAPMIIAANDSVFYGNENDVRPPSYHTRMSYDHFDIGEELTPVNTPSPTRLRRTLAITETPTGSLSRPKMGDPTPFSFFSEKTDMSTVNGELKKPLWDSDSHTTPGDPGY, from the exons ATGCTGGAGGTTTGGGAGTTTGTCCTGATTTTGGTTGGGGTAGAGGCCCTCGTTGGAATTGTAGCGGGTGTTGTTATATGGAGAAAGCAAAATACCAAAAA AGCAGATTGTGAGTTTCAGAGAGATCTACTGGACGAACTTTCTGAAGATGCAATTCTTGACGATTTGTACGAGGCAGACGATGTAGAAGTCGGGGTACCGCCACAAAACTACCAACAAAATGACGCCATTCAACTAAAGACCTTCCGCCAACTGAGCAATGTTTCCGACTTCCGGGAAGTGACCTCAGAGGAACCAAGAACTCGGAGAACCAGCATTCTAAGTGAAGTAGCTTTACCTGACGTTGATCCGCGCCCCGCGCCGATGATAATTGCTGCCAATGACAGTGTATTTTACGGAAATGAAAACGATGTGCGCCCTCCGTCCTATCACACAAGAATGTCGTACGATCATTTTGATATTGGCGAAGAATTGACTCCTGTCAACACACCTAGCCCGACAAGACTTAGAAGAACATTGGCCATCACTGAAACACCAACAGGAAGTCTTTCACGACCTAAAATGGGCGATCCCAcaccattttcttttttctcgg AGAAGACGGATATGTCAACAGTTAACGGAGAATTAAAGAAGCCATTGTGGGATTCAGATAGTCACACAACACCCGGCGACCCCGGGTACTAG
- the LOC125647024 gene encoding von Willebrand factor A domain-containing protein 7-like: protein MILWTICTLMVYGINAFIPNAFTPYITDKDYTHQDITEQGILLAVAEYFETKAAPGQSAPPQAGSLTGIVNITARKLFDAYYGSYVPEKKFQSAMDDIVNYNSKVDREHSSEAAWHFNGERISQGNDILLSVRSSAFDALNVSQPNYATARNMIGQYLHVLQDFYSNTNWNKINATHHYTDLGVPGKSLLPVAASSEDTCKNCGVNLPCLFDPPLLTNNNKLTSGYRSGQDIVKPFKPTTDQQGKCSHGGIFDTSTNTSAASGGINKETTTLNYSPLFHEHGEVSKLAIRHTKYFFASKTIGLRAVFGDSKFEGLLQLHAGISLCFVVDTSNSTERDAIKQEIQNLISSGKNPYNYILVYTNSGQTTPTIVTKTNGNDLVSAFSSINIAANHPCSFSTSGTEAAATAAEYGSKIYVFSDATPKNDVTIRYIQAMATEKDLTISFLLTGQCKQKRSTNKWYFLVKNKIKEQKPFDLTHQFLVASGSNWVKAVNPQRGQKVLLSVRLNDPSAVMSLDSIKIGNLKQPLSKLRTSRFPGIYSTFISDFSEVKGVDVLVEGTKKDGHVFQKKSHQI from the exons ATGATTCTCTGGACAATATGCACCTTGATGGTTTATGGTATAAACGCGTTCATTCCTAATGCTTTTACACCATACATTACCGACAAAGACTATACACACCAAGACATAACTGAACAGGGTATCTTGCTGGCGGTTGCGGAGTATTTTGAAACCAAAGCCGCCCCTGGACAATCCGCTCCTCCACAAGCTGGATCGCTGACAGGGATAGTTAATATCACGGCTCGAAAATTGTTTGATGCTTATTATGGAT CTTACGTACCAGAGAAGAAGTTTCAGTCCGCTATGGACGATATTGTTAATTACAACTCCAAAGTGGACCGTGAACATTCCAGTGAAGCTGCCTGGCATTTCAACGGTGAACGGATCAGTCAAG GCAATGACATTTTACTGAGTGTACGATCATCAGCATTTGACGCATTGAATGTATCGCAGCCTAATTATGCCACTGCACGTAACATGATTGGacaatacttacatgtacttcagGATTTCTATAGCAACACGAACTGGAACAAGATCAACGCTACACACCATTACACTGATCTGG GTGTTCCCGGAAAGTCATTACTTCCGGTAGCAGCTTCAAGTGAAGATACCTGTAAAAACTGTGG AGTTAACCTCCCTTGTCTGTTTGACCCTCCGTTGCtgaccaacaacaacaaattgaCAAGTGGATACCGGAGCGGACAGGATATTGTCAAACCATTCA AACCGACAACTGATCAGCAAGGGAAGTGCAGTCATGGCGGAATATTCGACACCAGCACCAACACGTCAGCTGCTAGTGGAGGGATTAACAAAGAAACGACAACTCTGAACTACTCGCCATTATTTCACGAACATGGGGAAGTTTCCAAGCTTGCCATACGACACACGAAATATTTCTTCGCTtcaaaaa CTATTGGGTTGAGAGCTGTATTTGGGGACAGTAAATTTGAAGGTTTGTTACAATTGCACGCCGGGATATCGCTCTGCTTCGTCGTTGACACCAGTAATTCGACTGAAAGAGATGCCATCAAGCAAGAAATTCAGAACTTGATATCTTCTGGTAAAAACCCTTACAACTACATCCTGGTCTACACTAATTCAG GTCAAACGACACCTACAATTGTTACTAAAACCAACGGAAATGACCTAGTTTCTGCCTTCAGTTCCATCAACATAGCTGCCAATCATCCCTGTTCTTTCTCAACCTCAGGAACAGAAGCAG CTGCAACGGCAGCAGAGTATGGTTCTAAGATATACGTATTCAGTGATGCAACACCAAAAAATGACgtcacgatacgatacatacAGGCTATGGCAACAGAAAAGGACCTCACCATATCATTTCTTCTGACAGGGCAATGCAAACAAAAACGTTCTACAA ACAAATGGTATTTTCTTGTGAAAAACAAGATAAAAGAACAGAAGCCGTTTGACCTTACTCACCAGTTTCTAGTGGCGAGTGGGAGTAACTGGGTTAAGGCTGTAAATCCTCAGCGAG gacaGAAAGTTTTATTGTCCGTCAGACTTAATGACCCTTCTGCGGTGATGTCACTGGATTCCATCAAAATTGGCAATCTGAAACAGCCACTGAGTAAATTAAGAACGAGTCGATTTCCTGGAATTTATTCTACATTCATATCAGATTTTTCTGAA GTCAAGGGTGTTGATGTATTGGTTGAGGGGACGAAAAAGGACGGACACGTCTTTCAAAAGAAATCTCATCAAATATAA